One segment of Acidobacteriota bacterium DNA contains the following:
- a CDS encoding leucyl aminopeptidase: protein MEIKVEKGIKITPKMELLTIGLFEEETLPQAIEQLDVTFDGCIKEVLSSNDFKGKDEELLLLHPKENPITKRVLLIGLGKSKECNLEGIRRAAGRASDYSCKLKVKELSFLLRSFSLSSLDSSQLARALVEASLLASYRFDKFKEKRDKAKIETIRLWDFEGKKDAEGLRKGGLLGKIIAEETCYARDLVFLPGNCATPELLAEEIKKGISDLPITCSLLTPRDMEKLGMEAILAVGKGSENPPRLIILEYNPKNARGKPVLLVGKGVTFDAGGISLKPSREMWEMKSDMAGGAAVVSAVKVAARLKIPRRIIAIVPAAENLPSGRATRPGDVVRSYSGKTIEIIDTDAEGRLLLADALAYGKDVYKPGMMIDLATLTGACIIALGNHAAGMLGNDKELKDELRRAGERTYERVWELPLWKEYKEEMKSDIADVKNLGGREGGAITAAAFLSEFVGDTPWVHLDIAGVAWTKEKKPYIPKGATGFGVRLLSEFLLNLKG, encoded by the coding sequence ATGGAGATAAAGGTAGAGAAAGGTATTAAGATAACCCCGAAAATGGAGCTTTTAACGATAGGTTTATTCGAGGAGGAAACACTACCGCAGGCGATAGAGCAGTTGGATGTGACCTTCGACGGATGTATCAAGGAGGTTCTCTCTTCAAACGACTTTAAGGGGAAGGATGAGGAACTTCTCCTGCTTCATCCGAAGGAGAACCCGATAACGAAGAGAGTGCTTCTGATCGGGCTCGGAAAGAGCAAAGAGTGCAATCTGGAGGGAATAAGGCGAGCGGCAGGGCGAGCGAGCGATTATTCCTGTAAGCTCAAAGTGAAGGAGTTGAGTTTTTTATTAAGAAGTTTTTCTCTTTCCTCGCTTGACTCCTCTCAACTCGCAAGGGCATTGGTAGAGGCTTCTTTGTTAGCCAGCTATCGTTTTGATAAGTTCAAGGAAAAAAGGGATAAAGCCAAGATTGAAACCATCCGCTTATGGGATTTCGAGGGAAAGAAGGATGCTGAGGGTTTGAGAAAGGGGGGGCTTCTGGGCAAAATCATTGCCGAGGAGACCTGCTATGCCAGAGATCTCGTTTTTCTCCCGGGGAACTGTGCCACCCCTGAGCTCTTGGCTGAGGAGATCAAGAAGGGCATTTCCGATCTTCCCATCACTTGCTCTCTTTTAACCCCTCGCGATATGGAGAAGTTAGGTATGGAGGCGATACTGGCTGTGGGGAAGGGAAGTGAGAACCCGCCTCGTCTCATCATACTGGAATACAATCCGAAGAACGCCAGAGGAAAGCCAGTTCTCCTTGTGGGAAAGGGGGTTACCTTCGATGCCGGTGGCATATCTTTAAAACCCTCTCGGGAGATGTGGGAGATGAAGAGTGATATGGCGGGTGGAGCAGCGGTGGTTTCCGCGGTGAAGGTAGCGGCACGACTTAAGATTCCTCGGAGGATAATAGCCATAGTGCCAGCAGCGGAGAACTTGCCGAGTGGAAGGGCAACAAGACCGGGTGATGTCGTTCGCTCTTATTCCGGGAAGACAATAGAGATAATAGATACCGATGCGGAGGGGAGGCTTCTTCTCGCCGATGCCCTGGCATACGGAAAGGATGTCTATAAACCAGGGATGATGATAGATCTCGCTACCTTAACCGGAGCTTGCATCATCGCGCTTGGCAATCATGCTGCGGGGATGTTGGGGAACGATAAGGAACTTAAGGATGAACTTCGGAGGGCAGGGGAGCGGACCTATGAGCGGGTATGGGAGCTTCCCTTATGGAAGGAGTATAAAGAGGAGATGAAAAGTGATATCGCCGATGTAAAAAACTTAGGGGGAAGAGAGGGTGGAGCGATCACCGCGGCAGCTTTTTTGAGCGAATTTGTGGGGGATACCCCTTGGGTTCATCTCGATATTGCCGGCGTTGCCTGGACCAAAGAGAAGAAGCCTTATATCCCTAAGGGGGCTACTGGTTTTGGGGTGAGACTTTTATCGGAGTTTCTTCTAAATTTAAAAGG